The Flavobacterium sp. IMCC34852 genome contains the following window.
ATTGCCATTTTTCTGTTGCTCAACGGACTGTTCCTTTGGGTTTTTGATGGAGAATACAATATTTTACAAAGCGGGTTTGCCGATTTGAGTCCGTTTTTCACTTTAGCACCATGGATATTGATTTTCCTGATTCCGGCGGTGACCATGAGAAGTTTTTCGGATGAAAAAAAACAAGGTACTATTGAACTTTTGTTGACCAAACCATTATCGATTTGGCAAATCGTAAACGGAAAGTTTTTAGGTTCTTTTTTATTGATTGTAATCGCACTTGTTCCAACCTTGGTTTATGTTTACGTGATATCGAGTTTAGGTTCGCCCGAAGGCAACATCGACATGGGCAGCACCATGGGTTCCTATTTCGGGCTGTTATTTTTAGTGGCCTCTTACACCGCTATCGGCATCTTTACTTCTACCCTTTCCGAAAATCAAATCGTAGCATTCTTGGTTTCAGTTTTTTTGTGTTTTCTGTTTTATTACGGATTTGAAGGCGTTTCGAATTATGCCTCAGATTTTGAAGATATCGTAGCCAAAATCGGAATGGATTACCATTTCAAAAGCATGTCTCGAGGCGTTTTAGACACACGGGATATCTTGTACTTTGTGAGTGTAGCCTTTTTATTTTTATCGTTTACCGTGTATAAATTAAAATCCCTGAAATCGTAATGAGTGCACCGAAAAACAATTTGAAAAATATTGCCATTACCCTTGTACTTGTAGTGGTTTTAAACTTTGCCGGT
Protein-coding sequences here:
- the gldF gene encoding gliding motility-associated ABC transporter permease subunit GldF is translated as MKSIALREIKSFFGSPIGYLVIAIFLLLNGLFLWVFDGEYNILQSGFADLSPFFTLAPWILIFLIPAVTMRSFSDEKKQGTIELLLTKPLSIWQIVNGKFLGSFLLIVIALVPTLVYVYVISSLGSPEGNIDMGSTMGSYFGLLFLVASYTAIGIFTSTLSENQIVAFLVSVFLCFLFYYGFEGVSNYASDFEDIVAKIGMDYHFKSMSRGVLDTRDILYFVSVAFLFLSFTVYKLKSLKS